The Cervus canadensis isolate Bull #8, Minnesota chromosome 21, ASM1932006v1, whole genome shotgun sequence genomic interval GAGTGCAGCCTCCCTGGGGAGGCAGCCAGCCATAAAATTGTCTCCAACTGAAAACAACTGAGGGGAAAGTAGGAAGTCCCCCATTTCTCTGCTCATTTGGCCATTCATTGCCTTCAAACCTGTCCAATAGTGATTTAAATGGACAAAATTGACGCACCCTTtccccctccttttccttctgtttcttttagaacagttctatttgtttttttaagtggcaTGAATGCTCTTCTTAAGGTGATGAATACATCTGCTCAGAAGCCAGGATGTGCAAAAGTCAGAGTTTTACTgttcaaaataaatatgaattgaaCTTCATGACCTAGGGTTGACCTGCAACAAAAATCATAGAGCTGGTGAAATTTGTATTTGAAATTTCAGGCCtcgtatttttaacttttttcttctttcataaagAATGAATTGCCCCTGGGTACCGTACCTTGTACCTGAACTAGACCTGATCTTATTTTCTAAATGCTGAACCATACTTTGTTGGATTTAATCAACGTCCCTTCAGGGTAGGTGGCAGTGTTCCGATTTTGCAAATAATAGAACCGAGGCTTAAAAAGTTAAGGGTCTTGTTTGTATAGGTCTTCTGATTTCAGATCTCACCCACTTTCTACTTAGTGCTCTAACACTCTTTCCCTAGTCTTCTATGTAAAAATATGATCATGTATAACATTACCCACTcttatacacatattttatatcaatttgctcaaagtcataggCTAAAGGCTTGGCTCCTGTATTAATTCCCTaagactgccataacaaagtagcACAGATTCGCTGGCTTAAAGTAACAGGAATTTATTCTGTGacagctctggaggctagaattttaaaatcaaggtgtcagcagggccgtCCTCTCTGATGACTCTAGGGTAcacccttcctttccctcccccacttcTGGTTGTGGCTGCCAATCCTGAGCATCTCTTAGCTAGTAGAAGcatcactccagcctctgccgtcacatggccttctctctgtgtctttgagTCTCTGCATTCTCTCCTTGTAAGGACACTAGTCATTGGACTAGAAACCATCTTAACTCAGTATGACTTCAGTTGAATTgcatctaaaaaaaaacaaacaaacctattTCCAGGAACTCCCCTGGTGATCCACTGGTTGAGACtacacactcccaatgcaggggcctcaggttcaatccccagtcagggaactaggtcccacatgctgcaactgtgAGTTTTTATGGcacaactgggcttcccaggtggcgctagtggtaaagaaccctatgcaggagacaagagacatgggttcaatcattGGGTtcagaatatcccctggagaagggaatggcaacccaccccagcattcttgcctgaagaatcccatggacagaggagcctggtgggctacagtccatagggttgcaaagagtcagacatgactgaagtgatttagcatacacgcctgccacaactaaagatcctggaAGCGAAgggatcccaagtgccacaactaagacctgatgcagccaaataagttatttttttaaaaaaacttatttccaaataaggtcacattctgaggtccccAATATAAGCCCTTCCCAATTGCCCCATGCATGTTCTAAAATGAATTGTACAGACTATGGTTCAGGATTGGAAATGCAAGGTCAGCTTCCTGTATGCAACTCAGGCCCTTGGCTCTACTGATTCGGTTTAGAGGAGGGAGTTCCCTGATCCCTCTGCATTCCCAACTCTAgaccacccccagcccagcctggaaGGGGCAGACCTCACAACATAGATTTGAGTGGATGGATCGGTGGCTCAGTAGATGAATGTGGCCGAGAGGAAAAGATCAAAGGTAATACATGTAAATGCCCACATATTTTGCTTCCAAATGATGTAACCCAGACAGACTGCCTTATGCACCAAAGCAAATATACTGACTAATGTAACCCCAAAGCCCAGAATTTGGGGGTCTGGTTTCAACAACATATGGACCTGGGTATTCAGATGATGTCACTGGAAATACATCCCCCTGTCTTTGTGCTCATCTTTCCTCAGTTCCCTTCATTTCCAGTCTAGTGCTCCCTGCATGGTAGCCCTCCTCTCTGTCCCCAAGCTCCAGGCTGCATTCTCTCAACTCAGCAGCCTGAGAGCGCAGGGAGCAGAGAATGAAGGAAAGCAGGTTCCCAGAGGAGAATCAAGGCACTGGTACTGAGGTAGCGAAAAGCTACAGGTGTGCACAGTGATAGGCTTAGTAGAAAAATTGGATCCCCTTGCTTTGAGATAGATCAATCCAATTCCAGAACTCTAGGCTTCTGTCCTGCTTTAGTCAAGAATATGGGAGGACTGGACATCAGATTAGAGTGGAAAGTGGGTGGCTTTGGTTGCCaggcagacctgagtttgaatacTGACTCTCTTACTGTGTGGTCTCAAGCTAGAAACAATCTCTTTgactctgtttccttttctttgcagcTGGACTTTCAGCTGCATAAGGGCAGTTACCTTGTTGCACTTTCTCATTACTGCATCTCTGGTGACTAGCAGCATGTCACCTGGCATGGTGGCAGGCTATTTGATGTTGTTCAATAAATCAATAATGGTTCAAgcttttcaagaaaagaaaaactctataTATGAAGCTCTGGTACAATGCTTGGGATGTAGAGGGTGATGGGCAAGTTACAGAGTTGATCATTATTATTACTCAGCAGAGGAAGGACAGTGGAACGGAGAACCAGAACAGTCCTGACGGCTGACAGAGACCTGGAAATGGAGACAGGCCATCTAGGTTGGCAGTGGCAGCCTTGGTGGCCCGCGTTGGCCATCGTGGCTGTGGACGGTGGTCCCGTATCCACATCCCACACCAAGTACTGATTCCTTATCTGTCTTTTGTCTCCCCTGCAGTTGGAGCTCTCCAACACGGCGGTCCTGCACCAGATGCGGCGGGACCAGGTCACCGACACCTGCCGGGCCAACAGCGCCATGAGCCGCAAGCGGCGGGTGCTGACCCCCAACGACCTGAAGCATCTGGTGGTGGATGAGGACCACGAGCTCATCTACTGCTATGTGCCCAAGGTGGCGTGCACCAACTGGAAGCGGCTCATGATGGTCCTGACCGGCCGGGGCAAGTACAGCGACCCCATGGAGATCCCGGCCAACGAGGCGCACGTCTCGGCCAACCTGAAGACCCTCAACCAGTACAGCATCCCCGAGATCAACCACCGCTTGAAAAGCTACATGAAGTTCCTGTTCGTGCGGGAGCCCTTCGAGAGGCTGGTGTCCGCCTACCGGAACAAGTTCACGCAGAAGTACAACACCTCCTTCCACAAGCGCTACGGCACGAAGATCATCAAGCGGCAGCGCAAGAACGCCACGCAGGAGGCCCTGCGCAAGGGCGACGACGTCAAGTTCGAGGAGTTCGTGGCCTATCTCATCGACCCGCACACCCAGCGCGAGGAGCCCTTCAACGAACACTGGCAGACGGTCTACTCTCTGTGCCACCCGTGCCACATCCACTACGACCTCGTGGGCAAGTACGAGACGCTGGAGGAGGATTCCAATTACGTCTTGCAGCTGGCGGGCGTGGGCAGCTACCTGAAGTTCCCCACCTACGCCAAGTCCACGAGAACTACTGATGAAATGACCACAGAGTTCTTCCAGAACATCAGCTCGGAGCACCAGACGCAGCTGTACGAAGTCTACAAACTCGATTTTTTAATGTTCAATTACTCAGTGCCAAGCTACCTGAAATTGGAATGAAGGTGGGGGGGGAGGGTGTgggcggggagaggggagagagaatcgtgctttttttaatttaagatttttatttgtcaaaaagAATTATATGGATATTGggttattttgtaaattaatatttctttggGGATTGATGCTGCGAGCAGCATGGTGAGAATTATTTAAAATCCTTACTAGGGAAGGACGGCTGTCTTGGCAGGGGACTAGGATGGGTGTCCTTGTTTTTTTAGACGTGAATCCGACACTGTCTCAGAGCTTTCTTTGTGTTCTGGTGAATTCCATGAATTGTGCATTCCATAAATGCTAATTAAGttatttatagttatttaaaCATGGTCTCTGTATAGATTTCTTTGGGGGGGGCAACAAGATTTTAATGTCTTTTCCGAAGAAATCTATGTTTTCATTCTGTGCTTGCAAACAGCTCCTGCAGGGGCGTGAATGTTCTCCTTACTAACCGCTCAGAGTCACTGTGATAACCATCGTGCTGTCCATTGATGCCACCACTCTTAAAATTCTGCTGGAAATAAATAGAGGCACCTTTGCAAGGGACTGATCCCAAAACTGATT includes:
- the CHST11 gene encoding carbohydrate sulfotransferase 11 isoform X4, with the protein product MKPALLEVMRMNRICRMVLATCLGSFILVIFYFQIMRRNPFGVDICCRKGSRSPLQELYSPTQLELSNTAVLHQMRRDQVTDTCRANSAMSRKRRVLTPNDLKHLVVDEDHELIYCYVPKVACTNWKRLMMVLTGRGKYSDPMEIPANEAHVSANLKTLNQYSIPEINHRLKSYMKFLFVREPFERLVSAYRNKFTQKYNTSFHKRYGTKIIKRQRKNATQEALRKGDDVKFEEFVAYLIDPHTQREEPFNEHWQTVYSLCHPCHIHYDLVGKYETLEEDSNYVLQLAGVGSYLKFPTYAKSTRTTDEMTTEFFQNISSEHQTQLYEVYKLDFLMFNYSVPSYLKLE
- the CHST11 gene encoding carbohydrate sulfotransferase 11 isoform X3; this encodes MKPALLEVMRMNRICRMVLATCLGSFILVIFYFQSMLHPVMRRNPFGVDICCRKGSRSPLQELYSPTQLELSNTAVLHQMRRDQVTDTCRANSAMSRKRRVLTPNDLKHLVVDEDHELIYCYVPKVACTNWKRLMMVLTGRGKYSDPMEIPANEAHVSANLKTLNQYSIPEINHRLKSYMKFLFVREPFERLVSAYRNKFTQKYNTSFHKRYGTKIIKRQRKNATQEALRKGDDVKFEEFVAYLIDPHTQREEPFNEHWQTVYSLCHPCHIHYDLVGKYETLEEDSNYVLQLAGVGSYLKFPTYAKSTRTTDEMTTEFFQNISSEHQTQLYEVYKLDFLMFNYSVPSYLKLE
- the CHST11 gene encoding carbohydrate sulfotransferase 11 isoform X1, encoding MKPALLEVMRMNRICRMVLATCLGSFILVIFYFQSMLHPVMRRNPFGVDICCRKGSRSPLQELYSPTQRSLERVSPPWLELSNTAVLHQMRRDQVTDTCRANSAMSRKRRVLTPNDLKHLVVDEDHELIYCYVPKVACTNWKRLMMVLTGRGKYSDPMEIPANEAHVSANLKTLNQYSIPEINHRLKSYMKFLFVREPFERLVSAYRNKFTQKYNTSFHKRYGTKIIKRQRKNATQEALRKGDDVKFEEFVAYLIDPHTQREEPFNEHWQTVYSLCHPCHIHYDLVGKYETLEEDSNYVLQLAGVGSYLKFPTYAKSTRTTDEMTTEFFQNISSEHQTQLYEVYKLDFLMFNYSVPSYLKLE
- the CHST11 gene encoding carbohydrate sulfotransferase 11 isoform X2; translation: MKPALLEVMRMNRICRMVLATCLGSFILVIFYFQIMRRNPFGVDICCRKGSRSPLQELYSPTQRSLERVSPPWLELSNTAVLHQMRRDQVTDTCRANSAMSRKRRVLTPNDLKHLVVDEDHELIYCYVPKVACTNWKRLMMVLTGRGKYSDPMEIPANEAHVSANLKTLNQYSIPEINHRLKSYMKFLFVREPFERLVSAYRNKFTQKYNTSFHKRYGTKIIKRQRKNATQEALRKGDDVKFEEFVAYLIDPHTQREEPFNEHWQTVYSLCHPCHIHYDLVGKYETLEEDSNYVLQLAGVGSYLKFPTYAKSTRTTDEMTTEFFQNISSEHQTQLYEVYKLDFLMFNYSVPSYLKLE